A region from the Canis lupus familiaris isolate Mischka breed German Shepherd chromosome 3, alternate assembly UU_Cfam_GSD_1.0, whole genome shotgun sequence genome encodes:
- the PCDH7 gene encoding protocadherin-7 isoform X8, giving the protein MLRMRTAGWARGWCLGCCLLLPLSLSLAAAKQLLRYRLAEEGPADVRIGNVASDLGIVTGSGEVTFSLESGSEYLKIDNLTGELSTSERRIDREKLPQCQMIFDENECFLDFEVSVIGPSQSWVDLFEGRVIVLDINDNTPTFPSPVLTLTVEENRPVGTLYLLPTATDRDFGRNGIERYELLQEPGGGGGGGGGEGRRAGPGDSAPYPGGGGNGASGGGPGGSRRRPDAPEGGGGGGGGGGGGGPNPGPGGRSSVFELQVADTPDGEKQPQLIVKGALDREQRDSYELTLRVRDGGDPPRSSQAILRVLITDVNDNSPRFEKSVYEADLAENSAPGTPILQLRAADLDVGVNGQIEYVFGAATESVRRLLRLDETSGWLSVLHRIDREEVNQLRFTVMARDRGQPPKTDKATVVLNIKDENDNVPSIEIRKIGRIPLKDGVANVAEDVLVDTPIALVQVSDRDQGENGVVTCTVVGDVPFQLKPASDTEGDQNKKKYFLHTSAPLDYETTREFNVVIVAVDSGSPSLSSNNSLVVKVGDTNDNPPVFGQSVVEVYFPENNVPGERVATVLATDADSGKNAEIAYSLDSAVMGTFAINPDSGDILVNTVLDREQTDRYEFKVNAKDKGIPVLQGSTTVIVQVADRNDNDPKFMQDVFTFYVKENLQPNSPVGMVTVMDADKGRNAEMSLYIEENSNIFSIENDTGTIYSTMSFDREHQTTYTFRVKAVDGGDPPRSATATVSLFVMDENDNAPTVTLPRNISYTLLPPSSNVRTVVATVLATDSDDGINADLNYSIVGGNPFKLFEIDPTSGVVSLVGKLTQKHYGLHRLVVQVNDSGQPSQSTTTLVHVFVNESVSNATVIDSQIARSLHTPLTQDIAGDPSYEISKQRLSIVIGVVAGIMTVILIILIVVMARYCRSKNKNGYEAGKKDHEDFFTPQQHDKSKKPKKDKKNKKSKQPLYSSIVTVEASKPNGQRYDSVNEKLSDSPSMGRYRSVNGGPGSPDLARHYKSSSPLPTVQLHPQSPTAGKKHQAVQDLPPANTFVGAGDNISIGSDHCSEYSCQTNNKYSKQGTVIALGYLDNPGKSHFKPFRRVTFSVVSQPQDPHQGSLQSCYDSGLEESETPSSKSSSGPRLGALPLPEDNYERTTPDGSVGVAAITTFPFLPFPHGKTHGRRVLLRPLH; this is encoded by the coding sequence aTGCTGAGGATGCGGACCGCGGGGTGGGCGCGCGGCTGGTGCCTGGGTTGCTGCCTCCTCTTGCCGCTGTCGCTCAGCCTGGCGGCCGCCAAGCAACTCCTCCGGTACCGGCTGGCCGAGGAGGGCCCGGCGGACGTCCGCATCGGCAACGTCGCCTCGGACCTGGGCATCGTGACGGGCTCGGGCGAGGTGACTTTCAGCCTCGAGTCGGGCTCGGAGTACCTGAAGATCGACAACCTCACGGGCGAGCTGAGCACCAGCGAGCGGCGCATCGACCGCGAGAAGCTGCCCCAGTGTCAGATGATCTTCGACGAGAACGAGTGCTTCCTGGACTTCGAGGTGTCGGTGATCGGGCCCTCGCAGAGCTGGGTGGACCTGTTCGAGGGTCGGGTCATCGTGCTCGACATCAACGACAACACGCCCACCTTCCCGTCGCCCGTGCTCACGCTCACGGTGGAGGAGAACCGGCCGGTGGGCACGCTCTACCTGCTGCCCACCGCCACCGACCGTGACTTCGGCCGCAACGGCATCGAGCGCTACGAGCTGCTCCAGGagcccgggggcggcggcggcggcggcggcggcgagggccGGCGAGCCGGGCCTGGCGACAGCGCCCCCTACCCCGGGGGCGGCGGGAACGGCGCgagcggcggcggccccgggggctCCAGGAGGCGCCCGGACGCCccggagggcggcggcggcggcggcggcggcggcggcggcggcggccccaaCCCCGGCCCCGGCGGCCGCAGCAGCGTGTTCGAGCTGCAGGTGGCCGACACCCCGGATGGCGAGAAGCAGCCGCAGCTGATCGTGAAGGGGGCGCTGGACCGCGAGCAGCGCGACTCCTACGAGCTGACCCTGCGGGTGCGGGACGGCGGCGACCCGCCGCGCTCCTCCCAGGCCATCCTGCGGGTGCTCATCACCGACGTGAACGACAACAGCCCCCGCTTCGAGAAGAGCGTGTACGAGGCCGACCTGGCGGAGAACAGCGCCCCCGGCACCCCCATCCTGCAGCTGCGAGCCGCCGACCTGGACGTGGGGGTCAACGGGCAGATCGAGTACGTGTTCGGGGCGGCCACCGAGTCGGTGCGGCGGCTGCTGCGCCTCGACGAGACGTCCGGCTGGCTCAGCGTCCTGCACCGCATCGACCGCGAGGAGGTGAACCAGCTGCGCTTCACCGTCATGGCCCGCGACCGCGGGCAGCCCCCCAAGACCGACAAGGCCACGGTGGTGCTCAACATCAAGGACGAGAACGACAACGTGCCGTCCATCGAGATCCGCAAGATCGGGCGTATCCCGCTCAAGGACGGGGTGGCCAACGTGGCCGAGGATGTGCTGGTCGACACCCCCATCGCCCTGGTGCAGGTGTCCGACCGCGACCAAGGCGAGAACGGCGTGGTCACCTGCACCGTGGTGGGGGACGTGCCCTTCCAGCTCAAGCCGGCCAGCGACACGGAGGGCGACCAGAACAAGAAAAAGTACTTCCTGCACACCTCGGCCCCCCTGGACTACGAGACCACCCGGGAATTCAACGTGGTCATTGTGGCGGTGGACTCGGGCAGCCCCAGCCTCTCCAGCAACAACTCCCTGGTCGTCAAGGTCGGAGACACCAATGACAACCCGCCCGTCTTCGGCCAGTCGGTGGTGGAGGTCTACTTCCCCGAGAACAACGTCCCCGGAGAGAGGGTGGCCACGGTGCTGGCGACCGACGCCGACAGTGGGAAGAACGCAGAGATTGCCTATTCTCTGGATTCCGCCGTGATGGGGACCTTTGCCATCAACCCCGATTCTGGGGACATCCTGGTCAACACCGTGCTGGACCGCGAGCAGACCGACAGGTACGAGTTTAAAGTTAACGCCAAAGACAAAGGCATCCCAGTGCTGCAGGGCAGCACCACGGTGATCGTGCAGGTGGCCGACAGGAATGACAATGACCCTAAGTTTATGCAGGACGTCTTTACCTTTTATGTGAAGGAAAACTTGCAGCCCAACAGCCCTGTGGGGATGGTCACGGTGATGGATGCTGACAAGGGGCGCAATGCAGAGATGAGCCTCTACATAGAGGAAAACAGTAACATTTTTTCCATCGAAAACGACACGGGGACCATTTACTCCACCATGTCCTTCGACCGGGAGCACCAGACCACATACACGTTCAGGGTCAAGGCTGTGGATGGGGGAGATCCTCCCAGGTCGGCCACGGCCACCGTCTCCCTCTTTGTGATGGACGAGAACGACAACGCTCCCACAGTCACCCTTCCCAGAAACATTTCCTACACTTTACTGCCACCTTCGAGTAATGTCAGGACAGTGGTAGCCACCGTGCTGGCAACGGACAGCGACGATGGCATCAACGCAGACCTCAACTACAGCATTGTGGGAGGGAATCCCTTCAAGCTGTTTGAGATTGATCCCACCAGCGGTGTGGTTTCCTTGGTGGGGAAGCTCACCCAAAAGCATTACGGCTTGCACAGGTTGGTGGTGCAAGTGAATGACAGCGGGCAGCCCTCCCAGTCCACCACGACTCTGGTGCATGTGTTTGTCAATGAAAGTGTTTCCAACGCGACTGTGATTGACTCCCAGATAGCCAGAAGTTTGCACACCCCGCTCACCCAGGATATAGCCGGTGACCCAAGTTATGAAATCAGCAAACAGAGACTCAGTATTGTCATTGGGGTGGTTGCTGGAATTATGACAGTGATTCTGATCATCCTAATTGTAGTGATGGCAAGGTACTGCCggtccaaaaataaaaatgggtacGAAGCTGGCAAAAAGGACCACGAGGACTTTTTTACACCCCAGCAGCACGACAAATCCAAAAAGCctaaaaaggacaagaaaaacaaaaaatctaagcAGCCTCTCTACAGCAGCATTGTCACTGTGGAAGCTTCTAAACCAAATGGACAGAGGTATGATAGTGTGAACGAGAAGCTGTCAGACAGCCCAAGCATGGGGCGATACCGATCCGTGAATGGTGGGCCTGGCAGTCCTGACCTGGCCAGGCATTACAAGTCCAGTTCTCCGTTGCCTACTGTCCAGCTTCACCCCCAGTCACCAACTGCAGGAAAAAAACACCAGGCCGTACAAGATCTACCACCAGCCAACACATTTGTGGGAGCAGGAGACAACATCTCAATTGGATCAGATCACTGCTCTGAATACAGCTGTCAAACCAATAACAAGTACAGCAAACAG